From the Accumulibacter sp. genome, one window contains:
- a CDS encoding UvrD-helicase domain-containing protein, whose protein sequence is MEFRIADTFTDSLAHLTGDEQRAAKTTAFDLQLNPANPGMSLHRLDRARDRNFWSVRVSSDIRLIVHKSDASFLLCYVDHHDRAYDWAERRKLETHPTTGAAQWVEIRETVQQVFVPVYVQAELPLAPPAAPVLKPLFAGRSDDELLAYGVPVEWLDDVRQATEDTLLALSDHLPAEAAEALLELATGGKPRVPTLQPATTNPFDHPDAQRRFRVMTNVEELQRALDYPWEKWTIFLHPEQRQWVERDYAGPARVSGSAGTGKTIVALHRAAFLARTHADARVLLTTFSDALASALRTKLRRLLDHEPRLAERIDVHSLNTIGLRLYKAHIGPAAIASREIVREALKEAARAVANHKFGQHFLLTEWEQVVDAWQLSTWEDYRDVARLGRKTRLPEAQRALLWSIFERVRSALHERRLVTHAELFTALAAVLSTSPHAVFDFAVVDEAQDIGVAHLRFLAALGGHRANALFFAGDLGQRIFQQPFSWKSQGVDIRGRSRTLRVNYRTSHQIRTQADRLLASTVADCDGNTEDRSDTVSVFNGPPPAIQTFRDEGEEARAVGAWIAERARAGVLPHEFGVFVRSAAQLERAEAAVQLSGLVYRILDEHVEMVTGHVSISSMHLAKGLEFRAVVVMACDDEVIPLQERIETVGDDADLQEIYDTERHLLYVACTRARDHLLVTSLAPGSEFLEDMRMDGDSRVRKVGG, encoded by the coding sequence ATGGAATTCCGCATCGCCGACACCTTCACCGATAGCTTGGCGCATCTGACCGGCGACGAGCAGCGAGCGGCAAAGACCACCGCCTTCGACCTGCAGCTCAACCCGGCCAACCCCGGCATGAGCCTGCACAGGCTGGACAGGGCGAGGGACCGGAATTTCTGGTCGGTGCGGGTCAGCAGCGACATTCGCCTGATCGTGCACAAAAGCGATGCGAGCTTCCTTCTCTGCTACGTCGACCACCATGACCGGGCCTATGACTGGGCGGAACGGCGCAAGCTGGAGACGCACCCGACCACCGGCGCCGCGCAGTGGGTCGAAATCCGCGAGACCGTGCAGCAGGTGTTCGTTCCGGTGTATGTGCAGGCGGAACTGCCGCTCGCCCCGCCAGCCGCCCCGGTGCTGAAGCCGCTGTTCGCCGGGCGGAGTGACGACGAACTGCTGGCCTACGGCGTGCCCGTCGAGTGGCTGGACGACGTCAGGCAGGCGACCGAGGACACGCTGCTGGCCTTGTCCGACCATCTGCCTGCCGAGGCGGCCGAGGCCCTGCTGGAACTGGCGACGGGCGGCAAACCGCGGGTGCCGACACTGCAGCCGGCGACAACCAACCCCTTCGACCATCCGGACGCGCAACGCCGCTTCCGCGTCATGACCAACGTCGAGGAACTGCAGCGTGCACTCGATTACCCGTGGGAAAAGTGGACGATCTTTCTGCACCCCGAACAGCGGCAGTGGGTCGAGCGCGACTACGCCGGTCCGGCTCGGGTTTCCGGCTCGGCGGGCACGGGCAAGACGATCGTCGCGCTGCATCGGGCGGCATTTCTCGCGCGCACGCATGCCGATGCGCGGGTGCTGCTGACGACCTTCTCCGACGCGCTGGCCAGTGCCTTGCGCACTAAGCTGCGGCGACTGCTCGATCATGAGCCACGCCTTGCCGAACGTATCGACGTTCATTCGCTCAACACCATCGGCCTTCGTCTCTACAAGGCGCACATCGGGCCGGCGGCGATTGCCAGCCGCGAAATCGTCCGCGAAGCGTTGAAGGAGGCGGCGCGTGCCGTAGCCAACCACAAGTTCGGCCAGCACTTCCTGCTGACGGAATGGGAACAGGTGGTCGATGCGTGGCAGTTGTCGACCTGGGAGGACTACCGCGATGTGGCCCGGTTGGGCAGGAAGACCCGGCTGCCGGAGGCGCAACGCGCGCTGCTGTGGTCGATCTTCGAGCGCGTTCGTTCGGCCTTGCACGAACGCAGGCTGGTGACGCACGCCGAGCTGTTCACCGCGCTGGCCGCCGTGCTCTCGACGAGCCCGCATGCGGTATTCGACTTCGCGGTCGTCGATGAGGCGCAAGACATCGGTGTCGCACACCTGCGATTTCTGGCTGCACTCGGCGGTCACCGGGCCAACGCGCTGTTCTTCGCTGGCGACCTCGGGCAGCGCATCTTCCAGCAGCCCTTTTCCTGGAAGTCGCAGGGGGTGGACATCCGCGGCCGGTCGCGCACCCTGCGCGTCAACTACCGGACTTCGCACCAGATTCGCACGCAGGCCGACCGCCTGCTGGCATCGACCGTCGCCGACTGCGATGGCAACACCGAGGACCGCAGCGATACGGTTTCGGTATTCAACGGACCGCCACCAGCGATCCAGACTTTCCGGGATGAAGGCGAGGAAGCGCGCGCCGTCGGCGCCTGGATCGCCGAGCGTGCCAGGGCTGGCGTGCTGCCGCATGAGTTCGGCGTGTTTGTCCGCTCGGCAGCGCAGTTAGAGCGTGCCGAGGCAGCGGTCCAGCTATCAGGGCTGGTCTACAGGATTCTCGATGAACACGTCGAGATGGTCACCGGGCACGTGTCGATCAGCAGTATGCATCTCGCGAAGGGCCTGGAGTTCCGCGCCGTGGTGGTGATGGCCTGCGACGACGAGGTCATCCCGCTGCAGGAGCGCATCGAGACGGTCGGTGACGACGCCGACCTGCAGGAGATCTATGACACCGAACGCCACCTGCTGTACGTTGCCTGCACCCGCGCGCGGGATCATCTGCTGGTGACGAGTCTGGCCCCTGGGTCGGAGTTTCTTGAAGACATGCGGATGGATGGGGATTCGCGAGTCCGGAAGGTCGGAGGCTAG
- a CDS encoding ATP-binding protein, translating into MQRILERRRWFFLQISGRRRIGKTALIQEALRDAGIDKTLYIQIPDSDPAGVVAACNGYLETFGIDARVSSLGELAQLIGRLASAGYVVALDEFQYFHRKQLADFCSLLQAEVDRLAARAAEVAGGLIVLGSLHAEMTAVLEDRDAPLFNRTTDTIELGHLDIASVLEILRVHADDDPARLLFLWNLFEGVPKFYRDAYEQGVLNAERRPLLRSLFFSSSSPLRNEADNWFLRELRGRYDMVLQYLARHPGCTNADIEATMVELSGPGEVRQVGGYLKILSERYRMIERRLPIFSPARARSGRYYIRDNFLRAWLSALQRPVSAVAFRPVEVLIDQADGRLADVEGYALEDLAGQLYAERSRLEIGDFALSERIRGYWDRSDVEIDLVAVNEDEKRIRFGTCKRNPDRLPGAADALKRSAGRFLDAHAKFKGWTSEYVAIAPAIGENVRTALHERDVLPQSLVDLTAGL; encoded by the coding sequence ATGCAGCGCATTCTGGAGCGGCGGCGGTGGTTTTTCCTGCAGATTTCAGGGCGGCGGCGAATCGGCAAGACCGCGCTGATCCAGGAGGCGCTGCGCGACGCCGGCATCGACAAGACCCTCTACATCCAGATCCCGGATTCCGACCCCGCCGGCGTCGTGGCCGCCTGCAACGGCTATCTGGAAACCTTCGGCATCGATGCGCGGGTCTCCAGCCTGGGCGAGCTGGCACAACTGATCGGCCGGCTGGCAAGCGCCGGCTACGTCGTCGCCCTCGACGAGTTTCAGTATTTCCATCGCAAGCAACTGGCTGACTTCTGCTCGCTGCTGCAGGCCGAAGTCGATCGTCTCGCTGCGCGTGCAGCGGAGGTCGCCGGCGGCTTGATCGTCCTCGGCTCGCTGCATGCGGAAATGACGGCGGTGCTCGAGGACCGGGATGCCCCGTTGTTCAACCGCACCACAGACACGATCGAACTGGGACATCTCGATATCGCCTCGGTGCTGGAGATTCTGCGCGTCCATGCCGACGACGATCCGGCACGGTTGCTTTTTCTCTGGAATCTGTTCGAGGGGGTGCCGAAGTTTTACCGCGATGCCTACGAGCAGGGTGTGCTGAATGCGGAGCGCCGGCCTTTGCTGCGCAGCCTGTTCTTCTCCAGTTCGTCGCCCTTGCGTAACGAAGCCGACAACTGGTTTCTGCGCGAACTGCGCGGGCGTTACGACATGGTGCTGCAGTACCTGGCCCGACATCCGGGCTGCACCAACGCCGATATCGAAGCCACCATGGTCGAGCTTTCCGGTCCCGGCGAGGTACGCCAGGTGGGCGGCTATCTGAAAATCCTGTCCGAACGCTACCGCATGATCGAGCGGCGCTTGCCGATCTTCTCGCCCGCGCGGGCCCGCAGCGGCCGCTATTACATCCGTGACAATTTCCTGCGTGCCTGGCTGTCGGCGTTGCAGCGGCCTGTCTCAGCAGTCGCCTTCAGGCCGGTCGAGGTGCTGATCGACCAGGCCGATGGACGTTTGGCCGACGTCGAGGGATATGCCCTGGAAGATCTGGCGGGCCAACTCTACGCCGAGCGCAGCCGTCTGGAAATTGGCGACTTCGCGCTCAGCGAGCGGATTCGCGGCTACTGGGATCGCTCCGATGTCGAGATTGATCTGGTGGCAGTCAATGAAGACGAGAAGCGAATTCGCTTCGGCACCTGCAAGCGTAATCCTGACCGGCTGCCTGGCGCTGCCGATGCGCTGAAGCGTAGTGCCGGGCGGTTCCTCGATGCGCATGCGAAGTTCAAAGGGTGGACGAGCGAGTATGTGGCCATCGCACCCGCCATTGGCGAGAACGTCAGGACGGCACTGCACGAGCGTGACGTCTTGCCGCAGAGCCTTGTCGACCTGACGGCCGGGCTGTAA